The following proteins are co-located in the Ensifer sp. WSM1721 genome:
- a CDS encoding patatin-like phospholipase family protein: MEQNVSSRRDLPETKGGPTIALALGGGGARGLAHIHVIDALDEMGVRPTAIAGSSIGALMGAGMAAGMSGKEIRDHVLATVGHRGEVLNRLWQLRPASLSEAVASGLRFGQFNIERVLKAFLPEAVPARFSELPIPLKVVVTDYYGQTERVCESGDLYKALAASCALPALFTPVKIDGRVMIDGGIYNPIPFDHLRDAADIVIAVDVVGGPDGDGRTIPSRIDSLFGASQLMMQSIIAMKMKAGAPDILLRPDVGRYRVLDFLRAKELLAATQETKEQVKRALSERIGAWEEKP, from the coding sequence ATGGAGCAGAACGTATCCTCGCGGCGCGATCTGCCGGAGACGAAAGGCGGACCGACGATCGCGCTCGCGCTCGGCGGCGGCGGCGCGCGGGGTCTTGCCCATATCCATGTCATCGATGCGCTGGACGAGATGGGTGTCCGGCCCACGGCGATCGCCGGCTCGTCGATCGGGGCGCTGATGGGCGCTGGCATGGCCGCCGGCATGAGCGGCAAGGAAATCCGCGATCACGTGTTGGCGACCGTCGGCCACCGCGGCGAAGTGCTCAACCGCCTCTGGCAGTTACGGCCGGCCAGCCTGTCGGAGGCCGTCGCAAGCGGCCTCCGCTTCGGCCAGTTCAACATCGAGCGGGTACTGAAAGCATTTCTGCCCGAAGCTGTTCCAGCCCGCTTTTCCGAGCTCCCTATCCCGCTCAAGGTCGTCGTCACCGACTATTACGGGCAGACGGAACGCGTCTGCGAAAGCGGCGACCTCTATAAGGCGCTCGCGGCCTCCTGCGCCTTGCCGGCGCTTTTCACGCCGGTGAAGATCGATGGCCGCGTCATGATAGACGGTGGCATCTACAACCCGATCCCCTTCGACCATCTCCGGGACGCGGCGGATATCGTCATTGCCGTTGACGTCGTCGGCGGTCCGGATGGAGACGGCAGGACGATCCCGAGCCGCATCGACAGCCTGTTCGGCGCAAGCCAGCTCATGATGCAGTCGATCATCGCCATGAAGATGAAGGCAGGCGCACCTGATATCCTGCTGCGGCCCGATGTCGGCCGCTACCGCGTGCTCGACTTCCTGCGGGCCAAGGAGTTGCTCGCCGCCACGCAGGAGACGAAGGAGCAGGTGAAGCGCGCACTGTCGGAGCGTATCGGAGCGTGGGAGGAGAAGCCGTAG
- a CDS encoding monovalent cation:proton antiporter-2 (CPA2) family protein encodes METTPILYTQALMLLGGAVVAAPLFKRLGLGTILGYLAAGILIGPVAQRITEGEEILHVSELGVVFLLFIIGLELKPSRLWQMRRDIFGLGTAQVVFTGLVLSFLITFSGLLGGAGSIIAGFGLALSSTAFAMQILDESNDTNTRYGQRAFSILLLQDLAIVPLLALIPLMAAQAPEDTTTPLEDFAIAVAAVAALFAAGRYLLNPLFQVIARTGARDVMIAAALLVVMGAATMMQLAGLSMAMGAFLAGVLLAESSYRHELEADIEPFRGILQALFFMAVGLSLELGVVAENFLQIIIAVPVVMTVKSLVLYGLCRATGSHHNDALRIGLLLPQGGEFGFVLFTAAAAAGVFSQGTSSLLVAIVTLSMALTPVAAMLSKRLLHEQDEMAEELDEDFEGAGADVLMIGFSRFAQIAAQILLAGGREVTIIDHSAARVRQAATFGFRIYFGDGTRLDVLRAAGIERAKIVAVCTQKKEITDRIINLVKAEYPNARIFARSYDRLHTLELRALGVDYELRETFESGLLFGRRTLETLGVNGDEAIAIMDDIRRRDEARLVLQEAEGITAGRHMLHSRPVRPEPLVKPKRDVNHTAETEERILPILPSEDQPQGDETLAKAE; translated from the coding sequence ATGGAAACGACACCGATCCTCTATACCCAGGCGCTTATGCTGCTTGGCGGCGCCGTGGTCGCAGCACCGCTGTTCAAGCGCCTGGGGCTCGGCACCATTCTCGGCTATCTTGCAGCCGGCATATTGATCGGCCCGGTCGCCCAGCGGATCACCGAGGGCGAGGAGATTCTCCATGTGTCGGAACTTGGCGTCGTCTTCCTGCTGTTCATCATCGGCCTGGAACTGAAGCCGTCGCGGCTGTGGCAGATGCGGCGGGATATCTTCGGGCTCGGCACGGCGCAGGTGGTCTTCACCGGCCTCGTTCTGTCGTTCCTTATTACATTCAGCGGTCTTCTCGGAGGGGCCGGAAGCATCATCGCCGGCTTCGGCCTGGCGCTCTCCTCCACTGCCTTCGCCATGCAGATCCTCGATGAGAGCAACGACACCAACACGCGCTACGGCCAGCGCGCATTCTCCATCCTCCTGCTGCAGGATCTGGCGATCGTTCCCCTGCTCGCCCTTATCCCGCTGATGGCGGCGCAGGCGCCGGAAGACACGACCACGCCTCTCGAGGACTTCGCGATCGCGGTTGCCGCCGTCGCGGCGCTGTTCGCTGCGGGTCGCTATCTGCTCAATCCTCTCTTCCAGGTGATCGCGCGCACGGGGGCACGCGACGTCATGATCGCGGCCGCGCTGCTCGTCGTCATGGGCGCGGCGACGATGATGCAGCTTGCGGGCCTTTCGATGGCGATGGGCGCCTTTCTTGCCGGCGTATTACTCGCGGAATCCTCCTATCGCCACGAGCTCGAGGCGGATATCGAGCCGTTCCGCGGTATCCTTCAGGCGCTGTTCTTCATGGCCGTCGGCCTGTCACTGGAGCTCGGCGTCGTGGCGGAGAACTTTCTCCAGATCATCATCGCGGTACCGGTGGTGATGACGGTCAAGAGCCTCGTCCTCTACGGGCTCTGCCGGGCGACCGGCTCCCACCACAATGATGCGCTTCGGATCGGCCTGCTTCTGCCCCAGGGTGGTGAATTCGGCTTCGTTCTCTTCACCGCTGCGGCCGCGGCCGGGGTCTTCTCGCAAGGCACTTCCTCGCTGCTCGTTGCCATCGTCACGCTCTCGATGGCGCTGACGCCTGTCGCGGCGATGCTTTCGAAACGGCTGCTGCACGAGCAGGACGAAATGGCCGAGGAACTGGACGAGGACTTCGAGGGGGCCGGTGCCGACGTGCTGATGATCGGGTTTTCCCGTTTCGCCCAGATCGCCGCGCAGATCCTGCTTGCCGGCGGCCGCGAGGTGACGATCATCGACCACTCCGCCGCGCGTGTGCGCCAGGCGGCAACCTTCGGCTTCCGCATCTATTTCGGCGACGGCACCCGGCTCGACGTTTTGAGGGCGGCCGGCATCGAACGGGCAAAGATCGTCGCCGTCTGCACGCAGAAGAAGGAAATCACGGACAGGATCATCAACCTCGTCAAGGCGGAATATCCGAACGCCCGCATCTTCGCGCGCTCCTACGATCGCCTGCACACGCTCGAGCTGCGTGCGCTCGGCGTTGACTACGAGCTGCGCGAGACGTTCGAATCCGGCCTGCTCTTCGGCCGTAGGACGCTCGAGACGCTGGGCGTGAACGGCGACGAAGCGATCGCGATCATGGACGACATTCGCCGTCGCGACGAGGCGCGGCTGGTGCTGCAGGAAGCTGAAGGCATCACGGCCGGCCGCCACATGCTGCATTCGAGACCGGTCCGACCGGAGCCGCTGGTCAAGCCGAAGCGCGACGTGAACCACACGGCCGAAACGGAGGAACGAATCCTGCCGATCCTTCCCTCCGAGGACCAACCGCAAGGAGACGAGACGCTGGCGAAGGCGGAGTGA
- a CDS encoding TldD/PmbA family protein — MSEMIDSAVLETRAAELVDHARRAGADAADAVVVRGRSRSVSVRLGKVEATEASESDDFSLRVFVGRRVASVSANPGFDLKVLAERAVAMAKASPEDPYASLADPDRLARSYPDLDLFDSREVSTEALTEAALAAEEAALSVAGVTNSSGASASAGMGGLVLVTSHGFSGSYLATRFGRSVSAIAGAGTKMERDYDYDSRLYFDELRTADDIGRVAGERAVARLDPRRVPTAKNVAVVFDPRVARGFVGHLAAAINGASVARKTSFLRDMMGKQIMKAGISVTDDPLIVRGSSSRPFDGEGVSGSKLSMVEDGVLRHWFLSTSAAKELGLETNGRGVRGGPTVNPASTNLALEPGSISREDLIRGVDTGFYVTELIGQGVNMVTGEYSRGASGFWIENGEITYPVSEVTIASNLKQMFMALTPADDIDRKFGIAAPTFAIEGMTLAGT; from the coding sequence ATGTCTGAGATGATCGATTCCGCCGTCCTGGAAACACGTGCCGCAGAGCTCGTCGATCACGCACGCCGGGCCGGGGCGGATGCCGCCGATGCAGTCGTCGTGCGCGGCCGCTCCCGCTCCGTCTCGGTTCGGCTCGGCAAGGTCGAGGCGACGGAAGCTTCCGAGAGCGACGACTTCTCGCTCCGGGTCTTCGTCGGGCGGCGTGTCGCCAGCGTCTCCGCCAATCCCGGCTTCGACCTGAAGGTCCTGGCGGAACGGGCGGTGGCGATGGCGAAAGCCTCCCCCGAGGACCCCTACGCCTCGCTCGCCGATCCCGACCGGCTGGCGAGATCCTATCCGGACCTCGATCTCTTCGATAGCCGCGAGGTTTCGACGGAGGCGTTGACGGAGGCGGCGCTCGCCGCCGAAGAGGCCGCGCTCTCGGTCGCCGGTGTTACCAATTCCAGCGGCGCCAGCGCTTCGGCCGGCATGGGTGGACTGGTCCTCGTCACCTCCCACGGCTTTTCCGGCTCCTATCTGGCGACGCGGTTCGGGCGCTCGGTGAGTGCGATCGCCGGCGCAGGCACGAAGATGGAGCGTGACTACGATTACGACAGCCGGCTCTATTTCGACGAGCTGCGCACTGCCGACGACATCGGCCGCGTTGCCGGCGAGCGGGCGGTGGCGCGCCTGGATCCGCGTCGCGTGCCGACGGCCAAGAATGTGGCCGTCGTCTTCGATCCGCGCGTGGCGCGCGGCTTCGTCGGGCATCTGGCAGCCGCCATCAATGGCGCTTCGGTGGCGCGCAAGACGAGCTTCCTGCGCGACATGATGGGCAAGCAGATCATGAAGGCGGGCATTTCCGTCACCGACGATCCGCTGATCGTCCGCGGCTCCTCTTCACGCCCCTTCGACGGCGAAGGGGTCAGCGGTTCGAAACTGTCGATGGTCGAAGATGGCGTTCTCAGGCACTGGTTCCTGTCCACATCTGCGGCCAAGGAACTGGGGCTCGAAACCAACGGCCGCGGTGTTCGAGGCGGACCGACAGTCAATCCGGCCTCGACCAATCTCGCGCTCGAGCCGGGTTCGATTTCGCGCGAGGATCTGATCCGCGGTGTAGACACCGGCTTCTACGTGACCGAGCTCATCGGCCAGGGCGTCAATATGGTGACGGGCGAATACAGCCGCGGCGCCTCGGGCTTCTGGATCGAGAACGGGGAGATCACTTATCCCGTGTCGGAGGTGACCATCGCCTCCAATCTCAAGCAGATGTTCATGGCCTTGACGCCGGCCGATGATATCGACAGGAAATTCGGCATCGCCGCGCCGACCTTTGCGATCGAAGGCATGACGCTCGCCGGAACATGA
- a CDS encoding 3'(2'),5'-bisphosphate nucleotidase CysQ has protein sequence MSETALSIVPAWDEDLELILAAAVTAGDTALGYFRTSFGVHWKNEGRSPVSEADLAANDILKGRLLAARPDYGWLSEETDDDETRLTRETVFVVDPIDGTRAFISGKDLWCVSVAVVHRGQPVAGVLYAPALGEVFQATLDGAARKNGDAIAVRDAGDILKVAIAEDLIGKLALPYRKTMLRVSHVPSLAYRLAMIADGRIDGTVVKRNSHDWDLAAADLILSRAGGALRSLDGEPLSYNRPIVTHGILGAASGSALSALLAASRPLEPH, from the coding sequence ATGTCAGAAACAGCCCTTTCGATTGTGCCGGCTTGGGACGAGGATCTTGAGCTCATCCTCGCCGCGGCGGTGACGGCTGGCGACACGGCGCTCGGATATTTTCGCACGTCGTTCGGCGTCCATTGGAAGAACGAAGGCCGGTCCCCCGTAAGCGAAGCCGACCTTGCCGCCAACGACATCCTTAAAGGGCGGCTGCTCGCCGCGCGGCCCGATTACGGCTGGCTCTCCGAGGAGACCGACGACGACGAAACCCGTCTCACCCGCGAAACCGTCTTCGTCGTCGATCCGATCGACGGTACCCGTGCCTTCATTTCCGGAAAGGACCTCTGGTGCGTGAGCGTCGCCGTCGTCCATCGGGGGCAGCCGGTGGCGGGCGTTCTCTATGCGCCTGCCCTCGGCGAGGTCTTCCAGGCGACGCTTGACGGCGCGGCACGAAAGAACGGCGACGCGATTGCGGTGCGAGATGCCGGCGACATTCTCAAGGTCGCGATCGCCGAGGACCTGATCGGCAAGCTCGCGCTGCCCTACCGCAAGACGATGTTGCGCGTGTCGCATGTGCCGTCGCTCGCCTACCGCTTGGCGATGATCGCGGACGGCCGCATCGATGGGACGGTCGTCAAGAGGAACTCTCACGACTGGGACCTTGCCGCCGCCGATCTCATCCTTTCGCGCGCCGGCGGGGCGCTTCGTAGCCTCGACGGCGAGCCTCTCTCCTACAATCGCCCGATCGTTACGCATGGCATTCTGGGAGCGGCTTCAGGGTCGGCGCTCTCGGCTTTGCTCGCCGCCTCCAGGCCTCTTGAGCCCCATTGA
- a CDS encoding DUF4170 domain-containing protein, whose translation MAHDSEKKQRLHLVFGGELTTLTDVQFRDLENLDIVGIFPDYESAHVAWKAKAQMTVDNAHMRYFIVHMHRLLDPENK comes from the coding sequence ATGGCTCACGATTCCGAGAAAAAACAACGGCTGCATCTCGTCTTCGGCGGAGAGTTGACGACGCTCACCGACGTGCAATTTCGCGACCTCGAAAATCTGGATATCGTCGGCATCTTCCCGGATTACGAGAGTGCCCACGTCGCCTGGAAGGCCAAGGCGCAGATGACCGTGGACAATGCCCACATGCGCTATTTCATCGTCCATATGCATCGCCTGCTTGACCCGGAAAACAAATGA
- the waaA gene encoding lipid IV(A) 3-deoxy-D-manno-octulosonic acid transferase: MSSLRARLALSGYRWLGTAIYPFFWSYLALRAAKGKEDPARRRERYGYASAPRPPGPLVWFHAASVGETVAVTPLIKEIRRRGIAVVLTTGTTTSAKVAAERLGSTVVHQYVPLDFKPAVSRFLEYWQPDLAIIAESEIWPMTIIELGRRHIPQALVNGRLSDRTFARWKKRPSLADALFENLALVIAQSDVDADRFRTLGALPVMVSGNLKVDTDAPPHDPRALREYRQQIGTRKTWAAISTFDGEENAAGTVHQALKDRTSLLTIIVPRHPERCDAIEAALVAKGLKVARRTRDDPLTPDVDIFLGDTIGEMGLYLRLTEVAFVGRSLFAEGGQNPLEPAMLGCAVLSGGNVQNFRETYQMLAKNGSAKIVRDTEMLAKGVNYLLANDDMRRSMIDAGLETVQQMRGALTATMKGLEPYINPLVVKARLEPRAEG, translated from the coding sequence ATGAGTAGCCTGCGTGCACGGCTCGCGCTCTCCGGCTATCGCTGGCTGGGTACGGCGATTTACCCCTTCTTCTGGTCTTATCTTGCGCTCCGCGCGGCGAAGGGCAAGGAGGATCCGGCGCGTCGGCGCGAGCGCTACGGCTACGCCAGTGCGCCCCGCCCGCCGGGACCTCTCGTGTGGTTTCATGCCGCCAGCGTCGGCGAGACGGTGGCCGTCACGCCGCTGATCAAAGAGATCCGCCGCCGCGGCATCGCCGTGGTGCTGACTACGGGAACGACGACCTCGGCCAAGGTCGCGGCAGAGCGCCTCGGGTCGACCGTCGTGCACCAATATGTGCCGCTCGACTTCAAACCGGCGGTAAGCCGGTTCCTCGAATACTGGCAGCCGGATCTGGCGATCATCGCCGAATCCGAAATCTGGCCGATGACGATCATCGAACTCGGTCGGCGCCACATTCCGCAGGCCCTCGTCAACGGCCGCCTTTCCGACCGGACCTTCGCCCGCTGGAAGAAGCGGCCGTCGCTCGCGGACGCGCTTTTCGAGAATCTTGCGCTGGTCATCGCCCAGTCCGATGTCGATGCGGATCGTTTCCGCACGCTCGGCGCGTTGCCGGTCATGGTTTCGGGCAATCTCAAAGTCGACACGGATGCTCCGCCGCACGACCCGCGGGCGCTACGCGAATACCGCCAGCAGATCGGTACGCGCAAGACCTGGGCGGCGATCTCCACCTTCGACGGCGAGGAGAATGCGGCCGGCACCGTTCACCAGGCGCTGAAGGATCGCACGAGCCTTTTGACGATCATCGTGCCGCGCCACCCGGAGCGTTGCGACGCCATCGAGGCCGCCCTTGTCGCGAAGGGCCTGAAGGTCGCACGCCGGACGCGCGACGATCCGCTGACGCCCGACGTCGACATATTTCTCGGAGACACGATTGGCGAAATGGGCCTCTATCTGAGGCTCACCGAAGTCGCCTTCGTAGGCCGTTCGCTCTTTGCCGAGGGCGGCCAGAATCCGCTGGAGCCGGCCATGCTCGGCTGTGCGGTGCTTTCGGGCGGCAACGTCCAGAATTTCCGCGAGACCTATCAGATGCTCGCCAAGAACGGCAGCGCCAAGATCGTGCGCGATACCGAGATGCTCGCAAAGGGCGTGAACTACCTGCTCGCCAACGACGACATGCGTCGCTCGATGATCGACGCGGGACTTGAAACCGTGCAACAGATGCGAGGCGCGCTGACGGCGACGATGAAGGGGCTCGAACCCTACATCAATCCGCTGGTGGTGAAAGCGCGGCTGGAGCCGCGCGCGGAAGGCTAG
- a CDS encoding HAD family hydrolase, translating to MAATDIAGILFDKDGTLLDYVKSWVPVNYELARIAAKGDDDLARTLLYAGGMDPDTGLVAPDSLLAAGNTVEIASGMVAAGAPFTIEELTTLFDGLFACSADYAVPVTDLAAFFAGLHAKGYRLGVASSDNERSIRETAKRFGFDNYLHYVAGYDSGYGVKPEPGMVLGFCTATGLTPEQVAVVGDNNHDMHMGRKAGVGMTVAVLTGTGSRQSLADASDHCLADITELEAVLTA from the coding sequence GTGGCCGCAACAGACATTGCCGGCATATTGTTCGACAAGGACGGCACCCTGCTCGATTACGTGAAGAGCTGGGTGCCGGTCAACTACGAGCTGGCGCGCATCGCCGCCAAGGGCGACGATGACCTCGCAAGGACGCTGCTTTACGCGGGCGGTATGGACCCGGATACGGGGCTCGTCGCCCCCGACAGCCTGCTTGCTGCCGGAAACACGGTGGAGATTGCTTCCGGCATGGTGGCAGCCGGCGCGCCATTCACGATCGAGGAACTGACCACCCTTTTCGACGGGCTCTTCGCGTGTTCCGCCGATTACGCCGTCCCGGTGACCGACCTCGCCGCCTTTTTTGCCGGATTGCACGCGAAGGGCTATCGCCTCGGTGTCGCATCGAGCGACAACGAGCGCTCGATCCGGGAGACGGCGAAACGCTTCGGTTTCGACAATTACCTGCATTACGTTGCCGGCTATGACAGCGGCTATGGGGTCAAGCCGGAGCCCGGCATGGTGCTCGGATTCTGCACCGCGACGGGGCTCACACCGGAGCAGGTCGCCGTCGTCGGCGACAACAACCACGACATGCATATGGGCCGTAAGGCGGGCGTCGGCATGACGGTCGCAGTGCTGACGGGCACCGGTTCGCGCCAGTCGCTTGCAGACGCCTCGGATCATTGCCTCGCCGATATCACCGAGCTGGAAGCGGTGCTCACCGCCTGA